In Electrophorus electricus isolate fEleEle1 chromosome 12, fEleEle1.pri, whole genome shotgun sequence, a single window of DNA contains:
- the pdgfrl gene encoding platelet-derived growth factor receptor-like protein, whose translation MKLCMLLTLALLSVELQNGVSQQVSHKKEATEARFRPGRKRIKVRYPKGKEKDVGGKPQSILTQVLDKGRFLRLGDTLSLNPGKTMELRCKGTKIGWAYPSYLDIFNDPRLSIKQHEKFGQLTLTSPSAADTGEYSCWAVLCDGEECEKDPDRTSTTYIYFTDKDELFVPSVIHFEIVYLRPDKPATVPCRVTSPKATVSLHREVPPEEILVDGSLIYYKPSKGFILQSPSPEHTGAFYCKASSTTKTTPQISTKFQLLYVEVPSGPPFATIQASQKQVRGGDIFNVTCTVLGEPEADVSFRWTFPGQEERPVNIHDSWRLINRGVRHTTRISQSVMTVDDADTIDFGHYICTAKNPYGETSVATRVNSYDQPLLNDEEGKP comes from the exons ATGAAGCTCTGCATGCTGCTCACACTTGCGCTGCTCTCGGTGGAACTTCAGAACG GTGTGAGTCAGCAGGTCAGTCATAAGAAGGAGGCCACTGAGGCCCGCTTCAGACCAGGGCGAAAGAGGATCAAGGTGCGCTACCCaaaaggcaaagagaaagaCGTCGGAGGAAAACCTCAATCAATTCTCACCCAGGTTCTGGACAAAGGCCGTTTCCTACGTCTCGGTGACACTCTAAGTTTGAATCCTGGGAAGACAATGGAACTAAGATGCAAAGGAACCAAGATTGGCTGGGCATACCCCTCTTACCTGGACATCTTTAATGACCCCAGACTCAG CATTAAACAGCATGAGAAGTTTGGTCAGTTGACCCTGACGTCGCCCTCTGCTGCTGATACGGGAGAGTACAGCTGCTGGGCGGTACTCTGCGATGGGGAAGAGTGTGAAAAGGACCCGGATCGCACCTCTACCACCTACATATACTTCACAG ACAAGGATGAGCTGTTTGTCCCGTCGGTCATCCATTTTGAGATCGTGTACCTGAGGCCCGACAAGCCAGCCACCGTGCCCTGCCGGGTGACGTCTCCTAAGGCCACAGTCTCACTGCACAGGGAGGTGCCTCCAGAGGAGATCCTTGTTGATGGGAGCCTCATCTACTACAAGCCATCTAAAGGCTTCATCCTGCAGAGCCCCAGCCCAGAGCACACAGGAGCCTTCTACTGCAAGGCCAGCAGCACCACCAAAACCACCCCGCAAATCTCCACAAAGTTCCAGCTACTCTATGTTGAAG TTCCCAGTGGACCTCCTTTTGCAACTATTCAGGCTTCGCAAAAACAAGTGCGTGGGGGCGACATCTTTAATGTCACCTGCACAGTCCTGGGTGAGCCTGAAGCTGACGTTAGCTTCAGATGGACTTTTCCAGGCCAG GAAGAAAGACCTGTAAATATTCATGACTCATGGAGGCTGATAAACAGAGGTGTGCGCCACACCACTCGCATCTCCCAGAGTGTCATGACCGTGGACGACGCGGACACTATTGACTTTGGACACTACATATGCACAGCTAAAAACCCCTACGGAGAGACATCAGTGGCCACTCGTGTGAACTCATATGACCAGCCCCTTCTGAATGACGAAGAAGGGAAACCATGA